A window of Rhododendron vialii isolate Sample 1 chromosome 13a, ASM3025357v1 contains these coding sequences:
- the LOC131314361 gene encoding serine/arginine-rich splicing factor SR45a isoform X6 — MYSKSSRYSRSPSPYERRSDPRAVSRSRSISRSRSRSRDASIENPGNNLYVTGLSARVSKRDLEKHFSNEGKVEDIHLVIDPWTRETRGFGFVTMSTVEEADRCVKYLDRSVLEGRVITVERVGSSSPKSIQLINQIKLNKQISDYYFRGLRGVEVGHQLQEGILG; from the exons ATGTACTCCAAGAGTTCAAG GTATTCTCGTTCTCCTTCGCCATATGAAAGACGGTCAGACCCAAGGGCGGTGTCAAGGTCAAGGTCAATTTCCAGGAGCCGATCACG GAGCCGGGACGCAAGTATTGAGAATCCTGGAAACAATCTCTATGTGACGGGATTATCAGCCCGGGTTTCAAAGAGAGACCTTGAGAAGCATTTCTCAAATGAGGGAAAG gTGGAGGATATTCATCTTGTGATTGATCCATGGACAAGAGAAACTCGTGGATTTGGTTTTGTGACGATGTCAACTGTTGAGGAGGCTGATCGTTGTGTCAAATATCTGGATCGATCTGTTCTGGAAGGCCGTGTTATTACGGTGGAGAGG GTTGGCAGCTCTTCACCAAAGTCAATTCAACTAATCAATCAAATCAAACTCAACAAGCAAATATCAGACTATTATTTCAGAGG GCTAAGAGGCGTAGAGGTCGGACACCAACTCCAGGAAG
- the LOC131314361 gene encoding serine/arginine-rich splicing factor SR45a isoform X5, giving the protein MYSKSSRYSRSPSPYERRSDPRAVSRSRSISRSRSRSRDASIENPGNNLYVTGLSARVSKRDLEKHFSNEGKVEDIHLVIDPWTRETRGFGFVTMSTVEEADRCVKYLDRSVLEGRVITVERQVGSSSPKSIQLINQIKLNKQISDYYFRGLRGVEVGHQLQEGILG; this is encoded by the exons ATGTACTCCAAGAGTTCAAG GTATTCTCGTTCTCCTTCGCCATATGAAAGACGGTCAGACCCAAGGGCGGTGTCAAGGTCAAGGTCAATTTCCAGGAGCCGATCACG GAGCCGGGACGCAAGTATTGAGAATCCTGGAAACAATCTCTATGTGACGGGATTATCAGCCCGGGTTTCAAAGAGAGACCTTGAGAAGCATTTCTCAAATGAGGGAAAG gTGGAGGATATTCATCTTGTGATTGATCCATGGACAAGAGAAACTCGTGGATTTGGTTTTGTGACGATGTCAACTGTTGAGGAGGCTGATCGTTGTGTCAAATATCTGGATCGATCTGTTCTGGAAGGCCGTGTTATTACGGTGGAGAGG CAGGTTGGCAGCTCTTCACCAAAGTCAATTCAACTAATCAATCAAATCAAACTCAACAAGCAAATATCAGACTATTATTTCAGAGG GCTAAGAGGCGTAGAGGTCGGACACCAACTCCAGGAAG
- the LOC131314361 gene encoding serine/arginine-rich splicing factor SR45a isoform X4, whose product MYSKSSRYSRSPSPYERRSDPRAVSRSRSISRSRSRSRDASIENPGNNLYVTGLSARVSKRDLEKHFSNEGKVEDIHLVIDPWTRETRGFGFVTMSTVEEADRCVKYLDRSVLEGRVITVERFFWQQVGSSSPKSIQLINQIKLNKQISDYYFRGLRGVEVGHQLQEGILG is encoded by the exons ATGTACTCCAAGAGTTCAAG GTATTCTCGTTCTCCTTCGCCATATGAAAGACGGTCAGACCCAAGGGCGGTGTCAAGGTCAAGGTCAATTTCCAGGAGCCGATCACG GAGCCGGGACGCAAGTATTGAGAATCCTGGAAACAATCTCTATGTGACGGGATTATCAGCCCGGGTTTCAAAGAGAGACCTTGAGAAGCATTTCTCAAATGAGGGAAAG gTGGAGGATATTCATCTTGTGATTGATCCATGGACAAGAGAAACTCGTGGATTTGGTTTTGTGACGATGTCAACTGTTGAGGAGGCTGATCGTTGTGTCAAATATCTGGATCGATCTGTTCTGGAAGGCCGTGTTATTACGGTGGAGAGG TTTTTTTGGCAGCAGGTTGGCAGCTCTTCACCAAAGTCAATTCAACTAATCAATCAAATCAAACTCAACAAGCAAATATCAGACTATTATTTCAGAGG GCTAAGAGGCGTAGAGGTCGGACACCAACTCCAGGAAG
- the LOC131314360 gene encoding zinc finger CCCH domain-containing protein 40-like, protein MAHRLSRNVEADGWERSDFPIICESCLGDNPYVRMTKADYDKECKICTRPFTVFRWRPGRDARYKKSEICQTCSKLKNVCQVCLLDLEYGLPVQVRDTALSINSNDAIPKSDVNREYFAEEHDRRARAGIDYESSYGKVRPNDTILKLQRTSPYYKRNRAHVCSFYVRGECTRGAECPYRHEMPETGELSQQNIKDRYYGVNDPVAMKLLNKAGEMPSLEAPEDESIKTLYVGGLDERVTEQDLRDNFYAHGEIESVRMVLQRACAFVTYTTREGAEKAAEELSNRLVIRGLRLKLMWGRPQAPKPEGEGSDGGAKQVASVAHSGLLPRAVISQQQNQLLPPGTQEQPPPPQMHYFNIPPPPQQDRAYYPSMDPQRMGALIRSQEGDPNGSTGLADNKADSEKQHQVQQHYGYQGLPRPPQGQFQQPYYPPYGYMPPPPQPYQQYPVPYQSTMPPPLPPRPPVAQQYQHSEAAGSSSQN, encoded by the exons ATGGCGCATCGGTTGTCAAGAAACGTCGAAGCCGATGGCTGGGAACGATCGGATTTCCCCATCATATGCGAGTCGTGCCTGGGTGACAATCCATACGTTCGAATG ACTAAAGCAGATTATGATAAGGAGTGTAAGATTTGCACAAGGCCCTTTACAGTTTTTAGGTGGAGGCCAGGTCGTGATGCAAGGTATAAGAAAAGTGAAATTTGCCAGACTTGCAGTAAGTTGAAAAATGTTTGCCAAGTTTGCCTTTTGGATCTCGAATATGGATTGCCAGTTCAGGTTCGAGACACCGCCCTCAGCATCAATTCCAACGATGCCATCCCCAAGAGTGATGTGAACAGGGAATACTTTGCCGAGGAGCATGATCGGAGG GCCCGAGCTGGTATAGATTATGAATCTTCATATGGAAAGGTGCGGCCAAATGATACCATTTTGAAGCTCCAGAGAACCTCACCATATTACAAGAGAAACAGGGCACATGTATGCAGTTTCTATGTAAGGGGCGAGTGCACAAGAGGTGCTGAGTGCCCTTACAGGCATGAGATGCCTGAAACAGGAGAGTTGTCACAGCAGAACATTAAAGATCGCTACTATGG AGTGAATGATCCCGTGGCAATGAAGCTACTAAACAAGGCAGGTGAAATGCCCTCTCTGGAAGCCCCGGAGGACGAGAGCATCAAAACCCTGTACGTGGGTGGGCTGGACGAGAGAGTAACTGAGCAAGACTTACGTGACAACTTCTATGCCCACGGTGAAATTGAGTCTGTACGAATGGTGCTGCAACGCGCTTGTGCTTTTGTAACGTACACGACAAGAGAAGGCGCAGAAAAAGCCGCGGAAGAGCTATCAAACAGGCTAGTCATTCGGGGCCTGAGGCTGAAGCTGATGTGGGGTCGACCACAAGCTCCCAAACCAGAGGGTGaaggctcagatggaggagcaaaACAGGTTGCGTCGGTGGCTCACAGTGGGTTGTTGCCTAGGGCAGTCATATCCCAACAGCAGAACCAATTACTACCACCAGGCACTCAGGAGCAACCACCCCCACCACAGATGCATTACTTCAACATTCCTCCACCACCTCAGCAGGACAGGGCGTATTATCCGTCAATGGATCCTCAGAGGATGGGCGCTCTCATTCGGTCTCAAGAGGGGGATCCTAATGGTTCCACAGGGTTGGCAGATAATAAGGCTGATTCGGAGAAGCAGCATCAAGTGCAGCAGCATTATGGTTATCAAGGTTTGCCGCGGCCGCCTCAAGGTCAATTTCAACAGCCTTATTATCCACCGTATGGGTATATGCCGCCGCCTCCTCAGCCTTATCAGCAATACCCTGTGCCTTATCAGTCTACAATGCCGCCACCCTTGCCGCCTCGCCCTCCGGTAGCCCAGCAGTATCAGCATTCCGAAGCAGCAGGGTCGTCATCGCAGAATTGA